A single genomic interval of Bacillus sp. es.036 harbors:
- a CDS encoding cell wall hydrolase: MKFVHVLGSLVLASCFYLFFFEEKASAMMDKGSTGSEVEHMQRVLEKLEYFHTTPTGYYGSVTKEAVRDFQADFGLSADGVAGTNTLNMLSNLEMIAHVVHGESRGEIYEGKVAVASVILNRVQSSAFPGSTYGVIYQQNAFTALNDGQYWLTPDASSYRAAKDAYFGWDPSEGATYYYNPSGVSDEWIFSRDVIKTIGQHVYAR, translated from the coding sequence ATGAAATTTGTACATGTACTTGGTTCTCTTGTCCTTGCTTCATGCTTTTATTTATTCTTCTTTGAGGAAAAGGCTTCGGCAATGATGGACAAGGGCTCTACAGGATCAGAGGTTGAGCACATGCAAAGGGTTTTAGAGAAACTCGAATACTTCCATACGACACCAACTGGCTATTATGGTTCGGTTACGAAAGAAGCGGTTCGCGATTTTCAGGCGGATTTCGGTCTGAGCGCGGATGGCGTAGCGGGGACGAATACGCTGAACATGCTGAGTAATCTTGAAATGATCGCACACGTTGTGCACGGCGAGTCTCGTGGTGAGATTTATGAAGGAAAGGTTGCTGTCGCGTCTGTTATTCTGAATCGTGTTCAATCTTCCGCTTTTCCAGGGAGTACATACGGGGTGATTTATCAGCAAAATGCCTTTACGGCGCTGAATGATGGGCAGTATTGGCTTACGCCTGATGCTTCTTCTTACCGAGCAGCGAAGGATGCGTACTTTGGATGGGATCCATCTGAAGGGGCGACATATTACTATAATCCGAGCGGTGTTTCGGATGAGTGGATTTTTTCGCGTGACGTGATTAAGACGATTGGGCAGCATGTGTATGCGAGGTAG
- a CDS encoding ATP-binding protein, translating into MRDGTVIGLGDETLIITSDNSGAIGMKEQDHVAVPYDVVAYYAFRVAVMENIALGGVPISVVMHNFCGDSEWEALVSGVERGIRELDFDHEITITGSSETNMPLLQSALGVVVVGKQKREIAEVRLEKATSFAVIGNPLVGEEVVNEETAIAPLELFRWVSEQEGLQAVLPVGSKGILYELNELLDGVQVQESMVQTDLDLYKSSGPSTSFIVAYDGMMEGRLLKRAGQYFNRVEIKRSI; encoded by the coding sequence ATGAGAGATGGGACAGTCATTGGATTAGGTGACGAGACGCTTATCATCACAAGCGATAACAGCGGCGCAATTGGTATGAAAGAACAAGATCATGTAGCGGTTCCATACGATGTTGTCGCCTACTACGCTTTTCGCGTCGCGGTGATGGAAAACATCGCCCTTGGCGGCGTTCCCATTTCCGTGGTGATGCATAATTTTTGTGGAGACTCGGAGTGGGAAGCACTTGTGAGCGGAGTAGAACGTGGAATTCGAGAGCTTGATTTCGACCACGAGATCACGATTACAGGAAGCTCGGAAACGAACATGCCGCTGCTTCAATCGGCGCTCGGAGTTGTCGTCGTGGGGAAGCAGAAGCGTGAGATAGCGGAAGTTCGTTTAGAAAAGGCGACGAGCTTCGCGGTGATTGGTAACCCCCTCGTTGGCGAAGAAGTTGTGAACGAAGAGACAGCCATCGCTCCACTAGAACTCTTTCGCTGGGTAAGTGAGCAGGAAGGCCTTCAGGCAGTGCTTCCAGTGGGATCCAAAGGGATTCTCTATGAGTTGAATGAGCTTCTGGATGGCGTGCAAGTTCAGGAGAGTATGGTTCAGACTGATCTTGATCTCTATAAATCTTCAGGGCCGTCTACTAGTTTTATAGTCGCTTATGATGGAATGATGGAAGGTCGACTGTTGAAGCGAGCGGGGCAGTATTTTAATAGAGTGGAGATAAAAAGGTCAATATAA